A genome region from Gouania willdenowi chromosome 9, fGouWil2.1, whole genome shotgun sequence includes the following:
- the LOC114469347 gene encoding RNA exonuclease 1 homolog isoform X3, translating to MWNCAAFWGWGRCDCVLCGQLYAAGRAPIRKEECLHELERINKEIETVTHLVEQERRRLSSYQNILATSRTYASHESGAAGQSVLSAHYSDPSSAARKDLTIKYVVDNTKPRTDLEYDPMSNYSSDLCSNHSSGKVQRTKSNEGLKEATPICDPKNTFQTNIQDSCSTSPDPFDESYKECELVIDVPPSPPKATFQAQKSHVSVGCKSSGKVNVVPTLSQVHFANATVSKDNQQSTSNGQKCETKIANRGVITQLESLATLQNKGKTSTLKSTEQVKKLDEHPTVESNIKYVPNNPQCEPPKKSLISPKANLQCSYSTEAEEKSSFVKRSAKAVMSKESSKGSGPTQNTDSITHSEQSSAICHTTTQKPSLKAVITCLSKRVEISSKNSEQLSIKTPTKEVIIISSDEEEGLKYSDMDLSDSDPMEECYRIFMEANEEESGKNDSDINVSTKVDDAVKPESNVASQVTVKRRVAHEGTRIEPLAKRRPQPQVLVPLRGKTASSISSYTSSTPRIQQAQQRASMVTGSVRGGQAFVSCKNKLETQSTSVPVKPTLQTIPTQHVGRTINVSNNLHLLLPEGAIPLPVDSSSGPVTSVLTPISRLQTSSYTANRAYLQSEVTSVQRNVPAALVLIPAPARKPSAMFNSTLPSSNVSSTTSPFKRKRKHQNEDIKDKVPHGVRQRYVNLFTEEFLKTTANVNEAFEKALAEEKMVYNRSMNKVKYQSVAVNVIKRLRSQSAFAAKSENKVNRRRLKGNTPLNPDMLKGTDDMALYECLKDYILTDEKLIESNYPIQHPEKQGCAILLNNKKVTMDPLKRICCRCGATYSVTQTGKHVRKEECTNHYGKGLAKRVPGGMETRYSCCEGIMGTPGCQVSELHVHDFISLEGFVTSPSGVFDTNCAGIFSLDCEMCYTIHGVELSRVTVVNSYLQVVYDTFVKPENTVIDFNTRFSGISEEEMKGNYPSLKEVQNTLLSFISADTILIGHGLETDLCLLKLLHGKVVDTKVVFPHRLGPPHTLSLKKITADYLRKIIQENVCGHDTEEDASACMELMLWKVKEDGKMKK from the exons atgtggaactgtgcagcaTTTTGGGGGTGGGGCCGCTGTGACT GTGTCCTGTGTGGCCAACTGTATGCTGCTGGCAGAGCACCTATAAGAAAAGAGGAATGTCTCCACGAGCTGGAGCGTATCAACAAGGAGATAGAAACTGTGACCCATCTGGTGGAGCAGGAGCGGAGGCGGCTGTCATCCTACCAGAACATACTGGCCACCAGCAGAACTTATGCCTCTCATGAGTCTGGGGCTGCTGGTCAAAGTGTTCTTAGTGCTCACTACAGTGATCCTTCATCAGCAGCGAGGAAGGACTTAACAATTAAGTATGTGGTTGATAACACCAAACCAAGGACTGATTTAGAGTATGACCCTATGTCTAACTATTCTTCGGACCTGTGTTCTAACCACTCATCTGGGAAAGTGCAGCGGACAAAGAGCAATGAAGGCCTGAAAGAAGCAACTCCTATTTGTGACCCAAAGAATACTTTTCAAACCAACATTCAGGATTCTTGCTCTACATCTCCAGATCCTTTTGATGAGTCTTATAAAGAATGTGAGCTGGTCATAGATGTTCCTCCATCACCTCCTAAAGCAACGTTCCAGGCTCAGAAATCACATGTTTCTGTGGGATGCAAGTCTTCAGGGAAAGTAAACGTAGTACCTACTTTATCACAAGTGCACTTCGCAAACGCCACCGTATCAAAGGACAACCAGCAATCCACCTCAAATGGCCAAAAATGTGAAACTAAAATTGCCAATAGAGGTGTCATTACTCAACTCGAATCTCTAGcaacccttcaaaataaaggtaaaacgAGCACGCTTAAATCTACTGAACAAGTGAAAAAGCTTGATGAACATCCAACTGTTGAATCAAACATAAAATATGTCCCTAACAATCCTCAGTGTGAGCCACCAAAGAAGTCACTCATAAGTCCTAAAGCTAATTTACAATGCAGCTATTCCACTGAAGCTGAAGAAAAGTCGTCTTTTGTCAAAAGAAGTGCAAAGGCTGTGATGTCAAAGGAGTCGAGTAAAGGTTCAGGACCAACACAGAACACCGATTCGATCACTCATTCAGAGCAATCCTCTGCCATTTGTCACACTACAACTCAGAAACCATCATTGAAAGCTGTCATCACATGTTTGTCTAAAAGAGTTGAGATTTCATCTAAAAATAGTGAGCAGCTTTCAATAAAAACACCTACAAAGGAAGTCATCATAATCAGCTCTGATGAGGAGGAGGGGCTGAAGTACTCGGACATGGATCTGTCAGACAGTGACCCGATGGAAGAATGTTACAGGATCTTCATGGAAGCAAACGAAGAGGAGAGCGGTAAAAATGACTCCGACATCAACGTGTCT ACAAAAGTTGATGATGCAGTAAAGCCAGAGAGCAATGTTGCTTCACAAGTGACAGTAAAGAGGAGAGTGGCTCATGAAGGTACACGCATAGAG CCACTAGCTAAGCGCAGACCTCAGCCCCAAGTTCTAGTCCCTCTTCGTGGCAAAACGGCCTCAAGTATTAGCTCGTACACCTCCAGCACTCCCAGGATCCAACAGGCTCAGCAGAGAGCCTCCATGGTTACTGGTTCAGTGAGAGGAGGGCAGGCTTTTGTTTCCTGTAAAAACAAGTTAGAAACCCAGAGTACGTCTGTTCCTGTTAAGCCAACGCTGCAGACAATTCCAACCCAACATG TGGGAAGGACAATCAACGTGAGCAACAACCTGCACCTGCTCCTCCCAGAAGGTGCCATCCCTTTGCCTGTTGACTCCAGTTCTGGCCCAGTTACCTCCGTGCTAACTCCAATCAGTCGATTACAAACCAGCAGTTACACGGCCAATAGAGCTTACCTTCAGTCTGAAGTTACATCGGTCCAAAGAAATGTCCCGGCAGCACTCGTGCTCATTCCAGCCCCAGCACGTAAACCTTCAGCAATGTTTAATAGTACTTTACCGTCCTCTAACGTGAGCTCTACTACCTCACCGTTCAAG CGTAAACGGAAGCATCAGAATGAAGATATAAAAGACAAAGTTCCTCATGGTGTGAGACAGCGTTACGTCAACCTGTTCACTGAGGAGTTCCTCAAAACAACAGCCAATGTCAATGAAGCATTTGAAAAG GCTCTTGCTGAGGAGAAGATGGTGTACAATCGCAGTATGAACAAAGTGAAGTATCAAAGCGTTGCTGTGAACGTTATCAAGAGGCTGAGGAGCCAGAGTGCCTTTGCTGCTAAAA GTGAAAATAAAGTCAACAGGCGAAGATTAAAAGGCAATACACCCCTGAACCCAGACATGCTAAAGGGGACAG ATGACATGGCTCTGTATGAGTGTCTAAAGGATTACATTCTGACTGATGAAAAGCTGATTGAGAGCAACTATCCAATCCAGCACCCAGAGAAACAAGGATGTGCCATCCTTTTAAATAACAAGAAGGTCACCATGGACC CTCTGAAAAGGATCTGTTGTCGGTGCGGAGCCACGTACTCTGTGACCCAAACTGGCAAGCATGTTCGAAAGGAGGAGTGCACCAACCACTATGGGAAAGGCCTCGCAAAGAGAG TTCCAGGTGGAATGGAGACTCGTTATAGCTGCTGTGAGGGAATTATGGGAACTCCCGGATGTCAAGTGTCGGAG CTCCATGTCCATGATTTCATCAGCCTGGAAGGGTTTGTCACTTCACCCAGTGGTGTTTTTGACACTAATTGTGCTGGAATCTTTTCATTGGATTGTGAAATG tgttaTACCATTCATGGGGTGGAGCTGTCCAGAGTGACTGTGGTCAACTCATATCTTCAAGTTGTGTATGACACCTTTGTTAAACCTGAAAACACAGTCATTGACTTTAACACCAG GTTTTCAGGGATCAGTGAGGAGGAAATGAAGGGAAACTATCCCTCACTCAAAGAGGTTCAAAACACCTTGCTGAGCTTCATCAGCGCTGACACTATTCTGATTGGACATGGCTTGGAAACAGACCTGTGTTTACTGAAG TTGCTCCATGGAAAGGTTGTAGATACTAAAGTGGTTTTTCCCCACCGTCTCGGCCCACCTCACACCCTGAGCCTCAAGAAGATTACAGCGGATTACCTCAGGAAGATCATTCAAGAGAATG TGTGTGGCCATGACACTGAGGAAGATGCTTCTGCCTGCATGGAACTGATGCTGTGGAAAGTCAAAGAAGATGGGAAGATGAAAAAATAA
- the LOC114469347 gene encoding RNA exonuclease 1 homolog isoform X1, with protein MFPSSGLFHQLSCPTASCQRPYCFYQHGGTRESVCTADLTGVLCGQLYAAGRAPIRKEECLHELERINKEIETVTHLVEQERRRLSSYQNILATSRTYASHESGAAGQSVLSAHYSDPSSAARKDLTIKYVVDNTKPRTDLEYDPMSNYSSDLCSNHSSGKVQRTKSNEGLKEATPICDPKNTFQTNIQDSCSTSPDPFDESYKECELVIDVPPSPPKATFQAQKSHVSVGCKSSGKVNVVPTLSQVHFANATVSKDNQQSTSNGQKCETKIANRGVITQLESLATLQNKGKTSTLKSTEQVKKLDEHPTVESNIKYVPNNPQCEPPKKSLISPKANLQCSYSTEAEEKSSFVKRSAKAVMSKESSKGSGPTQNTDSITHSEQSSAICHTTTQKPSLKAVITCLSKRVEISSKNSEQLSIKTPTKEVIIISSDEEEGLKYSDMDLSDSDPMEECYRIFMEANEEESGKNDSDINVSTKVDDAVKPESNVASQVTVKRRVAHEGTRIEPLAKRRPQPQVLVPLRGKTASSISSYTSSTPRIQQAQQRASMVTGSVRGGQAFVSCKNKLETQSTSVPVKPTLQTIPTQHVGRTINVSNNLHLLLPEGAIPLPVDSSSGPVTSVLTPISRLQTSSYTANRAYLQSEVTSVQRNVPAALVLIPAPARKPSAMFNSTLPSSNVSSTTSPFKRKRKHQNEDIKDKVPHGVRQRYVNLFTEEFLKTTANVNEAFEKALAEEKMVYNRSMNKVKYQSVAVNVIKRLRSQSAFAAKSENKVNRRRLKGNTPLNPDMLKGTDDMALYECLKDYILTDEKLIESNYPIQHPEKQGCAILLNNKKVTMDPLKRICCRCGATYSVTQTGKHVRKEECTNHYGKGLAKRVPGGMETRYSCCEGIMGTPGCQVSELHVHDFISLEGFVTSPSGVFDTNCAGIFSLDCEMCYTIHGVELSRVTVVNSYLQVVYDTFVKPENTVIDFNTRFSGISEEEMKGNYPSLKEVQNTLLSFISADTILIGHGLETDLCLLKLLHGKVVDTKVVFPHRLGPPHTLSLKKITADYLRKIIQENVCGHDTEEDASACMELMLWKVKEDGKMKK; from the exons ATGTTCCCCTCCTCCGGGCTTTTTCATCAGCTTTCCTGCCCGACAGCCTCCTGTCAACGGCCCTATTGTTTCTACCAACATGGAGGAACGCGGGAGTCCGTCTGTACTGCGGATTTAACAG GTGTCCTGTGTGGCCAACTGTATGCTGCTGGCAGAGCACCTATAAGAAAAGAGGAATGTCTCCACGAGCTGGAGCGTATCAACAAGGAGATAGAAACTGTGACCCATCTGGTGGAGCAGGAGCGGAGGCGGCTGTCATCCTACCAGAACATACTGGCCACCAGCAGAACTTATGCCTCTCATGAGTCTGGGGCTGCTGGTCAAAGTGTTCTTAGTGCTCACTACAGTGATCCTTCATCAGCAGCGAGGAAGGACTTAACAATTAAGTATGTGGTTGATAACACCAAACCAAGGACTGATTTAGAGTATGACCCTATGTCTAACTATTCTTCGGACCTGTGTTCTAACCACTCATCTGGGAAAGTGCAGCGGACAAAGAGCAATGAAGGCCTGAAAGAAGCAACTCCTATTTGTGACCCAAAGAATACTTTTCAAACCAACATTCAGGATTCTTGCTCTACATCTCCAGATCCTTTTGATGAGTCTTATAAAGAATGTGAGCTGGTCATAGATGTTCCTCCATCACCTCCTAAAGCAACGTTCCAGGCTCAGAAATCACATGTTTCTGTGGGATGCAAGTCTTCAGGGAAAGTAAACGTAGTACCTACTTTATCACAAGTGCACTTCGCAAACGCCACCGTATCAAAGGACAACCAGCAATCCACCTCAAATGGCCAAAAATGTGAAACTAAAATTGCCAATAGAGGTGTCATTACTCAACTCGAATCTCTAGcaacccttcaaaataaaggtaaaacgAGCACGCTTAAATCTACTGAACAAGTGAAAAAGCTTGATGAACATCCAACTGTTGAATCAAACATAAAATATGTCCCTAACAATCCTCAGTGTGAGCCACCAAAGAAGTCACTCATAAGTCCTAAAGCTAATTTACAATGCAGCTATTCCACTGAAGCTGAAGAAAAGTCGTCTTTTGTCAAAAGAAGTGCAAAGGCTGTGATGTCAAAGGAGTCGAGTAAAGGTTCAGGACCAACACAGAACACCGATTCGATCACTCATTCAGAGCAATCCTCTGCCATTTGTCACACTACAACTCAGAAACCATCATTGAAAGCTGTCATCACATGTTTGTCTAAAAGAGTTGAGATTTCATCTAAAAATAGTGAGCAGCTTTCAATAAAAACACCTACAAAGGAAGTCATCATAATCAGCTCTGATGAGGAGGAGGGGCTGAAGTACTCGGACATGGATCTGTCAGACAGTGACCCGATGGAAGAATGTTACAGGATCTTCATGGAAGCAAACGAAGAGGAGAGCGGTAAAAATGACTCCGACATCAACGTGTCT ACAAAAGTTGATGATGCAGTAAAGCCAGAGAGCAATGTTGCTTCACAAGTGACAGTAAAGAGGAGAGTGGCTCATGAAGGTACACGCATAGAG CCACTAGCTAAGCGCAGACCTCAGCCCCAAGTTCTAGTCCCTCTTCGTGGCAAAACGGCCTCAAGTATTAGCTCGTACACCTCCAGCACTCCCAGGATCCAACAGGCTCAGCAGAGAGCCTCCATGGTTACTGGTTCAGTGAGAGGAGGGCAGGCTTTTGTTTCCTGTAAAAACAAGTTAGAAACCCAGAGTACGTCTGTTCCTGTTAAGCCAACGCTGCAGACAATTCCAACCCAACATG TGGGAAGGACAATCAACGTGAGCAACAACCTGCACCTGCTCCTCCCAGAAGGTGCCATCCCTTTGCCTGTTGACTCCAGTTCTGGCCCAGTTACCTCCGTGCTAACTCCAATCAGTCGATTACAAACCAGCAGTTACACGGCCAATAGAGCTTACCTTCAGTCTGAAGTTACATCGGTCCAAAGAAATGTCCCGGCAGCACTCGTGCTCATTCCAGCCCCAGCACGTAAACCTTCAGCAATGTTTAATAGTACTTTACCGTCCTCTAACGTGAGCTCTACTACCTCACCGTTCAAG CGTAAACGGAAGCATCAGAATGAAGATATAAAAGACAAAGTTCCTCATGGTGTGAGACAGCGTTACGTCAACCTGTTCACTGAGGAGTTCCTCAAAACAACAGCCAATGTCAATGAAGCATTTGAAAAG GCTCTTGCTGAGGAGAAGATGGTGTACAATCGCAGTATGAACAAAGTGAAGTATCAAAGCGTTGCTGTGAACGTTATCAAGAGGCTGAGGAGCCAGAGTGCCTTTGCTGCTAAAA GTGAAAATAAAGTCAACAGGCGAAGATTAAAAGGCAATACACCCCTGAACCCAGACATGCTAAAGGGGACAG ATGACATGGCTCTGTATGAGTGTCTAAAGGATTACATTCTGACTGATGAAAAGCTGATTGAGAGCAACTATCCAATCCAGCACCCAGAGAAACAAGGATGTGCCATCCTTTTAAATAACAAGAAGGTCACCATGGACC CTCTGAAAAGGATCTGTTGTCGGTGCGGAGCCACGTACTCTGTGACCCAAACTGGCAAGCATGTTCGAAAGGAGGAGTGCACCAACCACTATGGGAAAGGCCTCGCAAAGAGAG TTCCAGGTGGAATGGAGACTCGTTATAGCTGCTGTGAGGGAATTATGGGAACTCCCGGATGTCAAGTGTCGGAG CTCCATGTCCATGATTTCATCAGCCTGGAAGGGTTTGTCACTTCACCCAGTGGTGTTTTTGACACTAATTGTGCTGGAATCTTTTCATTGGATTGTGAAATG tgttaTACCATTCATGGGGTGGAGCTGTCCAGAGTGACTGTGGTCAACTCATATCTTCAAGTTGTGTATGACACCTTTGTTAAACCTGAAAACACAGTCATTGACTTTAACACCAG GTTTTCAGGGATCAGTGAGGAGGAAATGAAGGGAAACTATCCCTCACTCAAAGAGGTTCAAAACACCTTGCTGAGCTTCATCAGCGCTGACACTATTCTGATTGGACATGGCTTGGAAACAGACCTGTGTTTACTGAAG TTGCTCCATGGAAAGGTTGTAGATACTAAAGTGGTTTTTCCCCACCGTCTCGGCCCACCTCACACCCTGAGCCTCAAGAAGATTACAGCGGATTACCTCAGGAAGATCATTCAAGAGAATG TGTGTGGCCATGACACTGAGGAAGATGCTTCTGCCTGCATGGAACTGATGCTGTGGAAAGTCAAAGAAGATGGGAAGATGAAAAAATAA
- the LOC114469347 gene encoding RNA exonuclease 1 homolog isoform X2: MFPSSGLFHQLSCPTASCQRPYCFYQHGGTRESVCTADLTGVLCGQLYAAGRAPIRKEECLHELERINKEIETVTHLVEQERRRLSSYQNILATSRTYASHESGAAGQSVLSAHYSDPSSAARKDLTIKYVVDNTKPRTDLEYDPMSNYSSDLCSNHSSGKVQRTKSNEGLKEATPICDPKNTFQTNIQDSCSTSPDPFDESYKECELVIDVPPSPPKATFQAQKSHVSVGCKSSGKVNVVPTLSQVHFANATVSKDNQQSTSNGQKCETKIANRGVITQLESLATLQNKGKTSTLKSTEQVKKLDEHPTVESNIKYVPNNPQCEPPKKSLISPKANLQCSYSTEAEEKSSFVKRSAKAVMSKESSKGSGPTQNTDSITHSEQSSAICHTTTQKPSLKAVITCLSKRVEISSKNSEQLSIKTPTKEVIIISSDEEEGLKYSDMDLSDSDPMEECYRIFMEANEEESGKNDSDINVSTKVDDAVKPESNVASQVTVKRRVAHEGTRIEPLAKRRPQPQVLVPLRGKTASSISSYTSSTPRIQQAQQRASMVTGSVRGGQAFVSCKNKLETQSTSVPVKPTLQTIPTQHVGRTINVSNNLHLLLPEGAIPLPVDSSSGPVTSVLTPISRLQTSSYTANRAYLQSEVTSVQRNVPAALVLIPAPARKPSAMFNSTLPSSNVSSTTSPFKRKRKHQNEDIKDKVPHGVRQRYVNLFTEEFLKTTANVNEAFEKALAEEKMVYNRSMNKVKYQSVAVNVIKRLRSQSAFAAKSENKVNRRRLKGNTPLNPDMLKGTDDMALYECLKDYILTDEKLIESNYPIQHPEKQGCAILLNNKKVTMDPLKRICCRCGATYSVTQTGKHVRKEECTNHYGKGLAKRVPGGMETRYSCCEGIMGTPGCQVSELHVHDFISLEGFVTSPSGVFDTNCAGIFSLDCEMCYTIHGVELSRVTVVNSYLQVVFSGISEEEMKGNYPSLKEVQNTLLSFISADTILIGHGLETDLCLLKLLHGKVVDTKVVFPHRLGPPHTLSLKKITADYLRKIIQENVCGHDTEEDASACMELMLWKVKEDGKMKK, encoded by the exons ATGTTCCCCTCCTCCGGGCTTTTTCATCAGCTTTCCTGCCCGACAGCCTCCTGTCAACGGCCCTATTGTTTCTACCAACATGGAGGAACGCGGGAGTCCGTCTGTACTGCGGATTTAACAG GTGTCCTGTGTGGCCAACTGTATGCTGCTGGCAGAGCACCTATAAGAAAAGAGGAATGTCTCCACGAGCTGGAGCGTATCAACAAGGAGATAGAAACTGTGACCCATCTGGTGGAGCAGGAGCGGAGGCGGCTGTCATCCTACCAGAACATACTGGCCACCAGCAGAACTTATGCCTCTCATGAGTCTGGGGCTGCTGGTCAAAGTGTTCTTAGTGCTCACTACAGTGATCCTTCATCAGCAGCGAGGAAGGACTTAACAATTAAGTATGTGGTTGATAACACCAAACCAAGGACTGATTTAGAGTATGACCCTATGTCTAACTATTCTTCGGACCTGTGTTCTAACCACTCATCTGGGAAAGTGCAGCGGACAAAGAGCAATGAAGGCCTGAAAGAAGCAACTCCTATTTGTGACCCAAAGAATACTTTTCAAACCAACATTCAGGATTCTTGCTCTACATCTCCAGATCCTTTTGATGAGTCTTATAAAGAATGTGAGCTGGTCATAGATGTTCCTCCATCACCTCCTAAAGCAACGTTCCAGGCTCAGAAATCACATGTTTCTGTGGGATGCAAGTCTTCAGGGAAAGTAAACGTAGTACCTACTTTATCACAAGTGCACTTCGCAAACGCCACCGTATCAAAGGACAACCAGCAATCCACCTCAAATGGCCAAAAATGTGAAACTAAAATTGCCAATAGAGGTGTCATTACTCAACTCGAATCTCTAGcaacccttcaaaataaaggtaaaacgAGCACGCTTAAATCTACTGAACAAGTGAAAAAGCTTGATGAACATCCAACTGTTGAATCAAACATAAAATATGTCCCTAACAATCCTCAGTGTGAGCCACCAAAGAAGTCACTCATAAGTCCTAAAGCTAATTTACAATGCAGCTATTCCACTGAAGCTGAAGAAAAGTCGTCTTTTGTCAAAAGAAGTGCAAAGGCTGTGATGTCAAAGGAGTCGAGTAAAGGTTCAGGACCAACACAGAACACCGATTCGATCACTCATTCAGAGCAATCCTCTGCCATTTGTCACACTACAACTCAGAAACCATCATTGAAAGCTGTCATCACATGTTTGTCTAAAAGAGTTGAGATTTCATCTAAAAATAGTGAGCAGCTTTCAATAAAAACACCTACAAAGGAAGTCATCATAATCAGCTCTGATGAGGAGGAGGGGCTGAAGTACTCGGACATGGATCTGTCAGACAGTGACCCGATGGAAGAATGTTACAGGATCTTCATGGAAGCAAACGAAGAGGAGAGCGGTAAAAATGACTCCGACATCAACGTGTCT ACAAAAGTTGATGATGCAGTAAAGCCAGAGAGCAATGTTGCTTCACAAGTGACAGTAAAGAGGAGAGTGGCTCATGAAGGTACACGCATAGAG CCACTAGCTAAGCGCAGACCTCAGCCCCAAGTTCTAGTCCCTCTTCGTGGCAAAACGGCCTCAAGTATTAGCTCGTACACCTCCAGCACTCCCAGGATCCAACAGGCTCAGCAGAGAGCCTCCATGGTTACTGGTTCAGTGAGAGGAGGGCAGGCTTTTGTTTCCTGTAAAAACAAGTTAGAAACCCAGAGTACGTCTGTTCCTGTTAAGCCAACGCTGCAGACAATTCCAACCCAACATG TGGGAAGGACAATCAACGTGAGCAACAACCTGCACCTGCTCCTCCCAGAAGGTGCCATCCCTTTGCCTGTTGACTCCAGTTCTGGCCCAGTTACCTCCGTGCTAACTCCAATCAGTCGATTACAAACCAGCAGTTACACGGCCAATAGAGCTTACCTTCAGTCTGAAGTTACATCGGTCCAAAGAAATGTCCCGGCAGCACTCGTGCTCATTCCAGCCCCAGCACGTAAACCTTCAGCAATGTTTAATAGTACTTTACCGTCCTCTAACGTGAGCTCTACTACCTCACCGTTCAAG CGTAAACGGAAGCATCAGAATGAAGATATAAAAGACAAAGTTCCTCATGGTGTGAGACAGCGTTACGTCAACCTGTTCACTGAGGAGTTCCTCAAAACAACAGCCAATGTCAATGAAGCATTTGAAAAG GCTCTTGCTGAGGAGAAGATGGTGTACAATCGCAGTATGAACAAAGTGAAGTATCAAAGCGTTGCTGTGAACGTTATCAAGAGGCTGAGGAGCCAGAGTGCCTTTGCTGCTAAAA GTGAAAATAAAGTCAACAGGCGAAGATTAAAAGGCAATACACCCCTGAACCCAGACATGCTAAAGGGGACAG ATGACATGGCTCTGTATGAGTGTCTAAAGGATTACATTCTGACTGATGAAAAGCTGATTGAGAGCAACTATCCAATCCAGCACCCAGAGAAACAAGGATGTGCCATCCTTTTAAATAACAAGAAGGTCACCATGGACC CTCTGAAAAGGATCTGTTGTCGGTGCGGAGCCACGTACTCTGTGACCCAAACTGGCAAGCATGTTCGAAAGGAGGAGTGCACCAACCACTATGGGAAAGGCCTCGCAAAGAGAG TTCCAGGTGGAATGGAGACTCGTTATAGCTGCTGTGAGGGAATTATGGGAACTCCCGGATGTCAAGTGTCGGAG CTCCATGTCCATGATTTCATCAGCCTGGAAGGGTTTGTCACTTCACCCAGTGGTGTTTTTGACACTAATTGTGCTGGAATCTTTTCATTGGATTGTGAAATG tgttaTACCATTCATGGGGTGGAGCTGTCCAGAGTGACTGTGGTCAACTCATATCTTCAAGTTGT GTTTTCAGGGATCAGTGAGGAGGAAATGAAGGGAAACTATCCCTCACTCAAAGAGGTTCAAAACACCTTGCTGAGCTTCATCAGCGCTGACACTATTCTGATTGGACATGGCTTGGAAACAGACCTGTGTTTACTGAAG TTGCTCCATGGAAAGGTTGTAGATACTAAAGTGGTTTTTCCCCACCGTCTCGGCCCACCTCACACCCTGAGCCTCAAGAAGATTACAGCGGATTACCTCAGGAAGATCATTCAAGAGAATG TGTGTGGCCATGACACTGAGGAAGATGCTTCTGCCTGCATGGAACTGATGCTGTGGAAAGTCAAAGAAGATGGGAAGATGAAAAAATAA